The Desmonostoc muscorum LEGE 12446 genome includes a region encoding these proteins:
- a CDS encoding alpha/beta fold hydrolase, with amino-acid sequence MIAVRQTLSKPDIQLSYLEWNQGQEPLLLLHGLGDHALVWSNLGDYLAADYHIVAPDMRGHGESSKPEKDYSFESAIADLEALMDHLGWTFAHIVSHSWTGKLAAIWARQNPKRLRSMILIDPIFIWKMPSFFRLTFPMLYRFLPFLKSMGPFTSQEQAEQQARQLKQYQGWSPLQQQVFQAGIEQKPDGSWGSKFTIPARDGIFEAVMQVPGFTIPLDTPALFIQPEQGLNRQNWQIQPYKTYLKNLRICQVPGNHWPFLTQPEPFNQTVAAFLAEHS; translated from the coding sequence ATGATAGCTGTACGTCAAACTTTATCAAAACCTGATATCCAACTTTCTTATTTAGAGTGGAATCAAGGTCAAGAACCTTTACTGTTATTACATGGTTTAGGCGACCATGCTTTGGTGTGGTCTAATTTGGGAGATTACTTGGCGGCAGATTACCACATAGTTGCGCCAGATATGCGTGGACATGGCGAAAGTAGTAAGCCAGAGAAAGATTATAGCTTTGAAAGTGCGATCGCAGACCTGGAAGCACTCATGGATCATCTCGGATGGACTTTTGCCCATATTGTCAGTCACTCCTGGACAGGCAAATTAGCCGCCATTTGGGCAAGACAAAACCCAAAGCGTTTACGAAGTATGATTTTGATCGATCCAATTTTCATCTGGAAAATGCCCAGCTTTTTCAGACTAACTTTTCCCATGCTGTATCGCTTCTTGCCTTTTCTCAAAAGCATGGGTCCCTTTACCAGCCAAGAACAAGCCGAACAACAAGCACGGCAATTAAAGCAATATCAAGGATGGAGTCCTCTACAGCAGCAAGTCTTCCAAGCAGGAATTGAACAAAAACCCGATGGTAGCTGGGGGAGCAAATTTACTATTCCCGCCCGTGACGGAATTTTTGAAGCAGTAATGCAAGTGCCCGGTTTTACAATTCCCCTTGACACCCCCGCCCTCTTCATCCAGCCAGAGCAAGGACTCAACCGCCAAAATTGGCAAATCCAACCCTACAAAACCTATCTGAAAAACTTACGCATATGCCAAGTTCCTGGCAATCATTGGCCATTTTTGACACAACCAGAGCCATTTAACCAAACCGTAGCAGCATTCTTGGCAGAACACAGTTGA
- a CDS encoding hybrid sensor histidine kinase/response regulator, translating into MAQARILVVEDEVIVARTIANQLSQLGYIVTGTASSGKVAIAKASETQPELVLMDIILKGEMDGIATAAHIREQLDVPVIFLTAYGDENTLERAKITQPFGYIVKPFTTKDLRIAIEIGLLKHQLERELRENRDQLATLLNSMSDAVIATNEKGMVTFMNPAAEAITGWPQEDALGNEVSNIFHIVDEVTEATLENPVTKVLREQQVVYLGEFTSLITRDGKRVPIGDSASPLRRGSDQINGVVVVFWDISERRQTQLLEQALQKEQELNRLKSLFISTVSHEFRNPLTVIQTAVELIEIQGAHLTDVKRRTYLNRIQAAVQSMNQLMEEVLFMGHAEAGKLVCNPAPINLEQFCKELIEEFSSVINSLSQIIFTCHSENTNAVMDERLLHYMFGNLLSNAVKYSPRGGNIQFDLICDPSDKVAIFYIQDQGIGIPEADQARLFESFYRASNVQSIQGTGLGLVIVKRCVDAHRGEISVTSKVGIGTTFTVILPLNPESLLNEAND; encoded by the coding sequence ATGGCTCAAGCTAGGATTTTAGTCGTTGAAGATGAAGTGATTGTGGCTAGAACTATTGCCAACCAACTTAGCCAACTAGGGTACATTGTCACAGGTACAGCTTCCTCAGGAAAAGTTGCCATTGCTAAAGCATCGGAAACTCAACCAGAACTAGTACTAATGGATATTATTCTTAAAGGAGAGATGGACGGTATTGCTACTGCTGCTCATATTCGTGAGCAGCTAGATGTTCCTGTGATTTTTCTCACTGCATATGGTGATGAAAATACCTTAGAACGAGCAAAAATTACCCAACCTTTCGGATATATTGTTAAACCATTTACCACAAAAGATTTAAGAATAGCTATTGAAATCGGTTTATTAAAACACCAGTTAGAACGCGAACTACGGGAGAATCGAGACCAGTTAGCAACTCTTTTAAACTCCATGAGTGATGCTGTGATTGCCACCAATGAAAAAGGAATGGTGACATTCATGAATCCCGCAGCTGAGGCGATAACTGGATGGCCACAAGAAGATGCTTTAGGCAATGAAGTCTCAAACATTTTTCATATTGTTGATGAAGTTACAGAAGCTACCTTAGAAAACCCAGTCACAAAAGTGTTACGGGAGCAACAAGTTGTTTATTTAGGGGAATTTACATCTCTGATTACTAGAGACGGAAAAAGAGTTCCCATTGGCGATAGTGCTTCACCACTGAGACGGGGATCTGACCAGATAAATGGTGTAGTAGTTGTTTTTTGGGATATTAGCGAAAGGCGTCAGACGCAATTGCTAGAGCAAGCATTACAAAAGGAGCAAGAACTTAACCGTCTCAAGTCTTTATTTATTTCGACTGTATCTCATGAATTCCGTAATCCTCTAACAGTTATTCAAACGGCAGTAGAACTCATAGAAATTCAAGGAGCGCATTTGACAGATGTTAAAAGACGCACCTATTTAAACCGCATTCAAGCAGCTGTGCAATCCATGAACCAACTCATGGAAGAGGTGCTATTTATGGGTCATGCGGAGGCAGGAAAATTGGTATGCAATCCTGCTCCAATTAATTTAGAACAATTCTGTAAAGAACTAATTGAAGAATTTTCTAGTGTTATAAATAGTCTAAGTCAAATTATTTTTACTTGTCATAGTGAGAATACGAACGCTGTGATGGATGAACGGCTCTTACATTACATGTTCGGAAATCTCCTGTCAAACGCAGTTAAATATTCTCCCAGAGGTGGCAATATTCAATTTGATCTAATATGTGACCCTAGCGATAAAGTAGCAATTTTTTATATTCAAGACCAAGGAATTGGTATTCCTGAAGCAGACCAAGCCAGACTTTTTGAATCATTCTACCGAGCCTCAAATGTCCAATCAATTCAGGGTACTGGATTGGGGTTAGTCATTGTTAAAAGGTGCGTTGATGCCCACAGGGGTGAAATCAGCGTTACAAGTAAAGTTGGCATTGGTACTACATTTACAGTAATTTTGCCTTTAAATCCTGAATCATTATTGAATGAAGCCAATGATTGA
- a CDS encoding SagB/ThcOx family dehydrogenase, with protein sequence MPELHQSIAQHYHERTKYNPETLASKNHRLDWAKQPVPFKEYKIGSTYDLKPYIQEKPEAFANNPDAQWWQRLSRLLFRSYGLTAKMPSMGSAVYLRAAPSAGGLYPAEVYLVSRGTSLLPPGLYNYQCRTHSLMHYWESDVWQTLQSACFWHPSLENTQLAIIVTAVFYRSAWRYEDRAYRRIFLDSGHLLGNIELAAGIADYRPHLIGGFVDESINDLLYIDPQQEGAIAILPLADLLDINQNLPLGCTALPSATETSYPQIPDGELLTYFHKHTQIQTGVTGKLNLPAIKQEKSLEDKYNFPFCLKIPTNTTPIYWGEKLSELEITMHKRRSTRAYNGDDLTFDELKSLLDFTYQPQNYIDQSLDISPDYFDPNLIETFIAVCGVKGLEAGCYYYAPKAQELRQIRFKNFRRELHFLCLGQELGRDAAAVLFHTADLKAAIAQYGDRVYRYLHMDAGHLGQRLNLAAMHLNIGVSGIGGFFDDQVNEVLGIPADEAVLYITTFGRPR encoded by the coding sequence ATGCCAGAATTACACCAATCAATTGCTCAGCATTATCACGAACGGACTAAATACAACCCTGAGACTCTGGCCTCGAAAAATCACAGGTTAGACTGGGCGAAGCAGCCAGTGCCTTTCAAAGAATACAAAATTGGCTCTACTTACGATCTCAAACCCTATATTCAAGAAAAACCAGAGGCATTTGCTAATAATCCAGATGCTCAATGGTGGCAAAGACTCTCGCGGCTGCTGTTTCGCAGCTATGGACTAACGGCGAAAATGCCTTCTATGGGAAGTGCGGTGTATTTACGTGCTGCTCCCAGTGCGGGCGGGTTGTACCCTGCGGAGGTGTATTTAGTTTCTCGTGGCACTTCGTTATTACCACCAGGTCTGTATAATTACCAGTGTCGGACTCATTCCCTGATGCATTATTGGGAAAGCGATGTTTGGCAAACTCTACAATCAGCTTGTTTCTGGCATCCTTCCCTAGAAAATACCCAATTGGCAATTATTGTGACGGCGGTTTTCTACCGTTCTGCTTGGCGCTATGAAGATCGGGCTTATCGTCGGATTTTTCTGGATTCGGGTCACCTTTTGGGTAATATCGAGTTAGCTGCTGGGATTGCTGACTATCGCCCCCATTTAATCGGCGGTTTTGTGGATGAATCGATAAATGATTTGCTTTATATCGATCCACAACAGGAAGGTGCGATCGCTATTCTACCTCTGGCAGATTTATTAGATATCAATCAAAATCTCCCATTGGGATGTACTGCCCTACCTTCCGCCACTGAAACCAGTTATCCGCAAATTCCCGATGGCGAACTGCTGACATATTTCCACAAACACACCCAGATTCAAACGGGTGTAACTGGCAAGCTGAATCTACCAGCTATCAAACAAGAAAAATCTTTGGAGGATAAATACAATTTTCCTTTCTGTTTGAAAATTCCCACCAACACTACACCTATATATTGGGGAGAAAAGCTCTCAGAACTGGAAATCACTATGCACAAGCGACGTTCTACCCGCGCTTACAATGGTGATGATTTAACTTTCGATGAACTGAAAAGTTTACTCGATTTCACCTATCAACCACAAAATTACATTGACCAAAGTTTAGATATTTCTCCAGACTACTTTGACCCGAATTTAATCGAAACGTTTATTGCTGTTTGCGGTGTCAAAGGACTGGAAGCTGGTTGTTATTATTACGCGCCCAAAGCCCAAGAATTACGCCAAATTCGGTTTAAAAATTTCCGCCGAGAGTTACATTTTCTCTGCTTGGGGCAAGAATTAGGACGGGATGCGGCAGCGGTGCTGTTCCATACAGCGGATCTTAAGGCTGCGATCGCTCAGTATGGCGATCGCGTTTACCGTTATTTACATATGGATGCCGGTCATTTAGGACAACGCCTGAATTTAGCTGCTATGCACCTAAATATAGGTGTTAGTGGCATCGGTGGGTTTTTTGATGACCAAGTAAATGAAGTTTTGGGTATTCCTGCTGATGAAGCTGTTTTATATATCACTACATTCGGACGCCCAAGATAG
- a CDS encoding PAS domain S-box protein produces MLFPDNENQRLEVLNQYQILDTPPEKVFDGLAQLAANFCETPIALITLVDAEREWFKSKIGVTTSEVPRNISFGGYTILQNQILIIPDILQDERFATNTFVTSNNCFRFYAGVPLITSNGFALGTLCVIDFAVRNLNIKEQQALQQLARQIISYLDLHLQKIIDDSQKSFNLLFSKNPNPMWVFDEKNLQFLDVNKAAIVHYGYSREEFLQMRITDIHPPEDVPKTLENLAEKHYNFHFCGQWQHCRKDGQIIDVEIVSHAIDYNNHKAQLVNIKDVTEHKILERNLEESEARFRAILEVIPIPLMISRVSDGLILYVNQELTKTFKFSALDLVNHKKILDFYQDSVDLSALLEALEQDGYIRNYELHLKRSDGTSFWAIASLQYLNFNNEAAILTLFYDITNRKNIETKLQEQNEFLQLIFENIPLMIALINTSGKLQWVNQEWETVLGWKFEDFENSDVLEVLYPNPEYRQYVINFIQSAQRNWGDFRVQLRDGHLLDTSWTNVKLANGQIIGIGQDITERKQTELAIIAQAEREQLMRTVAQRIRQSLNLQDILNATVQEVRDLLKVERVVVYQFDREMIGTIMAESVEPGWTVSLGVEIHDTCFQAGAGVEYYQGRKRAIANIYHAGLNACHIRLLERFDVKANLVVPILLEVSSQNPGSHLWGLLIAHQCSRFREWEENQLDLLDQVTVQLAIAIQQSSIFEQAQTELVQRQKIEVKLRSALAEKEVLLKEVHHRVKNNLQIVSSLLQLQSHTLTDPEVIKVLRESQNRIESISLIHKNLYTSANIGQIDVGDYIHNLAASLLISYQIFPGRISLETDIDSVSLNVDQAIACGLVINELISNSLKHAFPNQQAGIIRIALRNLDNSIEMTIQDNGIGLPDNLDWRNTASLGLSLVYDLVTEQLEGDITLERNHGTVFKIQFTQLTLD; encoded by the coding sequence ATGTTATTTCCTGACAATGAAAACCAACGCCTAGAAGTACTTAATCAGTATCAAATTTTAGATACACCTCCCGAAAAAGTTTTTGATGGACTAGCTCAACTAGCTGCTAATTTTTGTGAAACACCAATTGCTTTAATTACCCTAGTCGATGCAGAACGGGAGTGGTTCAAGTCAAAAATCGGAGTAACTACATCGGAAGTTCCTCGAAACATTTCTTTTGGTGGTTACACTATTTTGCAAAATCAAATATTAATTATCCCAGACATTTTGCAGGATGAACGGTTTGCCACAAATACTTTTGTAACATCAAATAATTGTTTCCGGTTCTATGCAGGAGTTCCCCTAATTACCTCTAATGGCTTTGCATTAGGTACTCTTTGTGTAATTGATTTTGCTGTGCGAAATTTAAATATCAAGGAACAACAAGCTTTACAACAGTTGGCTCGACAAATAATCAGCTATTTAGACTTACATCTGCAAAAAATTATTGATGATAGCCAAAAAAGTTTTAATCTCCTTTTTTCTAAAAATCCTAACCCTATGTGGGTGTTTGATGAAAAAAATCTGCAATTTTTAGATGTGAATAAAGCTGCTATTGTTCACTATGGCTATTCACGAGAAGAATTTTTACAAATGCGAATAACTGATATTCACCCTCCAGAAGATGTGCCTAAAACGCTGGAAAATTTAGCCGAAAAACATTATAATTTCCATTTTTGTGGACAATGGCAACATTGTCGAAAAGACGGGCAGATAATAGATGTGGAAATTGTTTCACATGCAATAGATTATAATAACCACAAAGCTCAGTTGGTTAATATAAAAGATGTTACGGAACACAAAATTTTAGAAAGAAATCTTGAGGAAAGCGAAGCTAGATTTAGAGCTATTTTAGAAGTGATTCCTATTCCATTAATGATTTCGCGTGTGTCTGACGGGTTAATTTTATATGTAAATCAAGAGTTAACTAAAACATTTAAATTTTCGGCGCTAGATTTAGTTAATCATAAAAAGATATTAGATTTTTACCAAGATTCAGTAGATTTATCAGCATTGCTAGAAGCTCTCGAACAAGATGGATATATTCGTAATTATGAACTTCATCTAAAAAGATCCGATGGTACATCTTTTTGGGCGATCGCTTCACTGCAATATTTAAATTTTAACAATGAAGCAGCAATATTGACATTATTTTATGACATTACCAATCGCAAAAATATCGAAACAAAACTCCAAGAACAAAACGAATTTTTGCAGTTAATTTTTGAAAACATACCTTTAATGATTGCACTGATTAATACTAGTGGCAAACTCCAGTGGGTGAACCAAGAATGGGAAACTGTTTTAGGCTGGAAATTTGAAGATTTTGAAAATTCTGATGTTCTAGAAGTCTTATATCCTAATCCTGAATATCGTCAGTATGTAATTAATTTTATTCAGTCTGCACAACGCAATTGGGGTGACTTTAGAGTTCAGTTACGGGATGGTCATTTACTAGATACATCTTGGACTAATGTTAAACTTGCCAATGGTCAAATTATCGGTATTGGACAAGATATCACAGAACGTAAGCAAACTGAACTTGCGATTATTGCTCAAGCTGAGCGAGAACAATTGATGCGGACTGTTGCTCAAAGGATTCGTCAATCTTTGAATCTGCAAGATATTCTCAATGCAACAGTTCAAGAAGTGCGAGATTTGCTGAAGGTTGAACGAGTGGTAGTTTATCAGTTTGACCGAGAGATGATTGGCACAATTATGGCAGAATCAGTAGAGCCTGGATGGACAGTTTCTTTAGGCGTAGAAATTCATGATACTTGTTTTCAAGCAGGCGCAGGAGTGGAGTATTATCAAGGACGTAAGCGAGCGATCGCTAATATTTATCACGCTGGACTAAATGCTTGCCATATTCGCTTATTGGAACGGTTTGATGTCAAAGCAAATTTAGTCGTACCCATTTTACTAGAAGTAAGCTCTCAAAACCCTGGTTCTCACCTCTGGGGTTTACTAATCGCTCATCAATGTTCCCGCTTTCGGGAGTGGGAAGAAAATCAATTAGATTTGCTCGATCAAGTTACAGTTCAATTGGCGATCGCCATTCAACAATCTAGCATCTTTGAGCAAGCTCAAACTGAACTTGTTCAAAGACAAAAAATTGAAGTCAAGCTCAGAAGCGCCTTGGCTGAAAAAGAAGTTCTCTTAAAAGAAGTTCATCATCGAGTTAAAAATAATTTGCAGATTGTCTCCAGCCTATTACAACTCCAGTCTCACACACTCACAGATCCAGAAGTCATTAAAGTTCTCAGAGAAAGTCAGAACCGCATCGAGTCAATATCTCTAATTCACAAAAATTTATATACTTCCGCTAACATTGGGCAAATAGATGTTGGTGATTATATCCATAATTTGGCAGCCAGCCTGTTAATTTCCTATCAAATATTTCCTGGGAGAATTTCTCTAGAAACTGATATAGATTCAGTTAGTTTGAATGTTGACCAAGCTATTGCTTGTGGACTGGTGATCAACGAATTAATTTCCAATTCCCTCAAGCACGCTTTCCCTAACCAACAAGCAGGCATAATTCGTATTGCTTTACGAAATCTTGATAATAGTATCGAGATGACTATCCAAGACAATGGTATTGGTTTACCAGATAATTTAGACTGGAGAAATACTGCTTCTTTGGGTCTCTCTTTAGTGTATGACTTAGTTACAGAACAACTTGAAGGTGACATTACTTTAGAACGCAATCATGGAACAGTATTCAAAATCCAATTCACACAGTTAACTTTGGATTAG